The following coding sequences lie in one Zingiber officinale cultivar Zhangliang chromosome 2B, Zo_v1.1, whole genome shotgun sequence genomic window:
- the LOC122047054 gene encoding probable beta-1,4-xylosyltransferase IRX9H isoform X2 — MASIRRTFLAATDLDRSCRHHALLHRKGSLSSSFSSRGKLQQHHNSWRSFRPRRLSFGSSSSAILTTATDNSGNSYLPRRALGNVALRYRASQIDGARFIKDASNPPPFKLPQDQSGDGKLLLIVTPTYSPAFQRLYLSRLGQTLRLVRPPLLWIVVEMNEATVETADILRGTGVMYRHLVCKKNLTDTMNRGVHQRNTALEHIERHRLDGIVHFTDEDSIYSLELFERLREIRRFGVWPVAMLAQNKNEAILEGPVCNGSQVIGWHTNEKSKRLRRFHVDMSGFAFNSSIIWDTRRWNRPNMDAIQQLDTMNKGLQETTFIEQIVEDESQMEGIPYGCSRIMNWHLPLEAKDLVYPKGWQVSRNSDAVVRLT, encoded by the exons ATGGCGTCCATCAGGCGAACCTTCTTGGCGGCGACCGACCTCGATCGTTCCTGCCGCCACCACGCCTTACTGCACCGGAAAggctccctctcctcttccttctcctcccgcGGGAAGCTACAGCAGCACCATAACTCTTGGCGGAG CTTTCGCCCCCGACGCCTCTCTTTTGGTTCCTCCTCCTCCGCAATCTTAACGACGGCCACCGATAATAGCGGTAACAGTTACCTTCCCCGTCGTGCTCTGGGGAACGTCGCTTTGCGCTACCGTGCCAGTCAGATCGATGGTGCGCGATTTATTAAAGACGCTAGCAATCCGCCGCCATTCAAGCTTCCACAGGATCAGTCGGGCGATGGGAAGCTGCTGCTCATCGTCACTCCCACGTACAGTCCGGCGTTCCAAAGGTTATACCTGAGTCGGCTGGGCCAGACACTTAGGCTGGTGCGGCCACCCCTACTTTGGATAGTGGTGGAAATGAATGAAGCCACAGTTGAGACAGCAGATATCCTCAGGGGAACGGGCGTCATGTACAGGCATCTTGTCTGCAAGAAGAATTTGACCGACACCATGAACAGGGGCGTCCACCAGAGGAACACCGCGCTTGAGCACATCGAGCGGCATCGCCTGGATGGTATTGTGCACTTCACAGATGAAGATAGCATTTATTCCCTTGAACTGTTCGAGCGTCTGCGGGAGATCAG GAGATTTGGTGTTTGGCCTGTTGCAATGCTTGCTCAGAACAAAAACGAGGCTATACTTGAAGGTCCAGTGTGTAATGGAAGTCAAGTAATTGGATGGCATACTAATGAGAAAAGCAAGAGATTGAGGAGATTTCATGTTGATATGTCTGGTTTTGCATTCAACAGCTCCATAATATGGGACACCAGGAGATGGAATCGTCCAAATATGGATGCCATTCAGCAACTAGATACAATGAACAAGGGCCTTCAG GAGACAACATTTATAGAGCAAATAGTAGAGGATGAGAGTCAAATGGAAGGCATACCATATGGTTGCTCAAGGATCATGAATTGGCACCTCCCTCTAGAGGCAAAAGATCTTGTTTATCCTAAAGGATGGCAAGTATCTAGGAACTCTGATGCTGTGGTTCGATTAACATGA
- the LOC122047054 gene encoding probable beta-1,4-xylosyltransferase IRX9H isoform X1 has protein sequence MASIRRTFLAATDLDRSCRHHALLHRKGSLSSSFSSRGKLQQHHNSWRRWCLLRLLLFFLFGFLFGLFPFADLEDSSFRPRRLSFGSSSSAILTTATDNSGNSYLPRRALGNVALRYRASQIDGARFIKDASNPPPFKLPQDQSGDGKLLLIVTPTYSPAFQRLYLSRLGQTLRLVRPPLLWIVVEMNEATVETADILRGTGVMYRHLVCKKNLTDTMNRGVHQRNTALEHIERHRLDGIVHFTDEDSIYSLELFERLREIRRFGVWPVAMLAQNKNEAILEGPVCNGSQVIGWHTNEKSKRLRRFHVDMSGFAFNSSIIWDTRRWNRPNMDAIQQLDTMNKGLQETTFIEQIVEDESQMEGIPYGCSRIMNWHLPLEAKDLVYPKGWQVSRNSDAVVRLT, from the exons ATGGCGTCCATCAGGCGAACCTTCTTGGCGGCGACCGACCTCGATCGTTCCTGCCGCCACCACGCCTTACTGCACCGGAAAggctccctctcctcttccttctcctcccgcGGGAAGCTACAGCAGCACCATAACTCTTGGCGGAGGTGGTGCCTGCTTCGGTTGCTCCTTTTCTTCCTATTCGGCTTTCTTTTCGGACTATTCCCCTTCGCTGACCTCGAAGATTCCAGCTTTCGCCCCCGACGCCTCTCTTTTGGTTCCTCCTCCTCCGCAATCTTAACGACGGCCACCGATAATAGCGGTAACAGTTACCTTCCCCGTCGTGCTCTGGGGAACGTCGCTTTGCGCTACCGTGCCAGTCAGATCGATGGTGCGCGATTTATTAAAGACGCTAGCAATCCGCCGCCATTCAAGCTTCCACAGGATCAGTCGGGCGATGGGAAGCTGCTGCTCATCGTCACTCCCACGTACAGTCCGGCGTTCCAAAGGTTATACCTGAGTCGGCTGGGCCAGACACTTAGGCTGGTGCGGCCACCCCTACTTTGGATAGTGGTGGAAATGAATGAAGCCACAGTTGAGACAGCAGATATCCTCAGGGGAACGGGCGTCATGTACAGGCATCTTGTCTGCAAGAAGAATTTGACCGACACCATGAACAGGGGCGTCCACCAGAGGAACACCGCGCTTGAGCACATCGAGCGGCATCGCCTGGATGGTATTGTGCACTTCACAGATGAAGATAGCATTTATTCCCTTGAACTGTTCGAGCGTCTGCGGGAGATCAG GAGATTTGGTGTTTGGCCTGTTGCAATGCTTGCTCAGAACAAAAACGAGGCTATACTTGAAGGTCCAGTGTGTAATGGAAGTCAAGTAATTGGATGGCATACTAATGAGAAAAGCAAGAGATTGAGGAGATTTCATGTTGATATGTCTGGTTTTGCATTCAACAGCTCCATAATATGGGACACCAGGAGATGGAATCGTCCAAATATGGATGCCATTCAGCAACTAGATACAATGAACAAGGGCCTTCAG GAGACAACATTTATAGAGCAAATAGTAGAGGATGAGAGTCAAATGGAAGGCATACCATATGGTTGCTCAAGGATCATGAATTGGCACCTCCCTCTAGAGGCAAAAGATCTTGTTTATCCTAAAGGATGGCAAGTATCTAGGAACTCTGATGCTGTGGTTCGATTAACATGA